In one window of Branchiostoma floridae strain S238N-H82 chromosome 14, Bfl_VNyyK, whole genome shotgun sequence DNA:
- the LOC118430557 gene encoding uncharacterized protein LOC118430557 codes for MFKKHVLLAYTDLQAAGSRALLGLDPEHHKYEYRTLPVPEVPGLKPACVRGRPCAPAEQEFQPLQILNCKYEEFSVVVVNAVVGGGVCHHVVSRLLDECLRSGVEKITAVAALHFPHPGELLYETSFFTQPVTSAPALPDDLQVSDPILNLLVQFLLVDSLPTTFLVVPGHKATAGAATVADGSLANISLLQDTLTSITGLRFSGDISCSLLYKGTNNPQEVMVDLIYM; via the exons ATGTTTAAGAAACATGTTCTTCTGGCGTACACGGACTTACAAGCTGCTGGGAG TCGTGCCTTGTTGGGGCTGGACCCTGAGCACCACAAGTACGAGTACcgaaccctgcctgtaccagaGGTCCCTGGTTTGAAGCCCGCTTGTGTGAGAGGGAGACCGTGTGCCCCCGCAGAACAAGAGTTTCAGCCACTCCAGATCCTCAACTGCAAGTACGAAGAG TTTTCAGTGGTTGTGGTGAACGCCGTGGTGGGAGGGGGCGTGTGCCACCATGTGGTGAGCCGACTCCTGGACGAGTGTCTGAGGAGCGGAGTGGAGAAGATAACGGCCGTGGCGGCGCTGCACTTCCCACACCCAGGGGAACTGCTGTATGAGACCAGCTTCTTCACACAGCCAG TGACCTCTGCCCCTGCCCTCCCTGATGACCTGCAGGTCAGTGACCCCATCCTGAACCTCCTGGTGCAGTTCCTCCTAGTTGACTCCCTCCCCACAACCTTCCTGGTGGTTCCAGGTCACAAGGCCACGGCAGGGGCAGCCACTGTTGCAGATGGGTCCCTGGCT AACATCTCATTGCTCCAAGACACACTGACGAGCATCACAGGCCTGCGGTTCAGTGGAGACATCAGCTGTTCTCTG TTGTACAAGGGAACCAACAATCCCCAAGAAGTTATGGTCGACCTCATCTACATGTAG